The Polyangium aurulentum genomic interval CGTTGCCCGTGATCGCCAAGGAGCTGGGTGTGTCCCGGAACACGGCGCAGGCACGGCTCGCGGAGGCGAAGAAGTCTCTCAAGAACAAGATGGTGAAGCTGCTCCAGCCGATCACGCCGAGGAACCGCAGGCGGCTCATGCTGCTGCCGTTCGGCCTGGGGGCCATGTTCCACAACGACGAACCGCTGTCGGCGGAGTTCTTGGAAGAGGTGCGGCGGGATGTGTGGCAGCGGTTGGCGCGCGAGCTCGGGTTGCCCGAGGAGTTGCCGGCGGCGCCGCCGCCGCCTGAGCCGCCACCTTCTGAGCCGCCGGCTTCTGGGGAGCCGGGTGTCGACGCCACGGTAGAGCTGCCGAGACCGAGCTCGCGAACGCTTCTGGATGCGGCAAAGCCGCTGCTCAAACGGATCCTGACGAATCCGCTGTTCTGGGCTGCTCCCGGGATCTTCGGGGGCTACATGCTGGCCAAGACGATGCGGAGGCAGGTGGAGGTCCCCGCGTGGCATCTCGGGCCGGTCATGACGGTCGTGGTGGATATGAGGCAGGTGCAGGGGGAGGGCAGGGGGGATGGATCGACGTCGCCGGTACGAGGGAGTTCGGTGGTCGTCACGCCTGCGGCTGCAGTGCGAGCCCCGGCGCGCATCGTCGATGCCGATCCAGAGAGGAAGAGCTTGGAGCGTGCGCGGCAGTCACTCGAGCAGGGGCGGGTTGCCGAGGCGCTTGCGGCGCTACGGCAGCATGAGCGCGTGTATCCGGAGAGTCAGTACAAGGCGGCGAGGGACAGGTACATCGCCAAGGCGATCGTGGGCGTGCGGCAGGACGAGCAGAAGCGAGCGGGAGCGCCGTAGTTGGCCGCATGCACCAAGAACCAGGTTGGAAACGCGGCCACTCGATGCGGCTCATTGGATCGCGCGGTAAACGGCAACGGCCATGAGAATGCGCCAGACGGCCATCAGCTAGAGCTGGCGCGCCATCAAGCTCCAGCCTCAACGCCAGACGACGTTCAAACTCTCCACGGCTAACGGCCGAATCGGGTACTCTACCCGCAATGGACATCGTGTCGCTTTGTCCGCTAAGGGCTTGGGGGTTCGTTTGGCAGGCGCAAGACGGGCGGTTTGCGCAGACGATCGTCGTCAAGGCGACGTTCGTGCTCACGCCTGGACGAGCGTCGCTCGCGCCAGAACAGGAGGCGCCCAACCAGGCAGAGCGACACCGGAACGACGACCCTTCGCGAAGCGTCCACGCGCCCAGCGACAAGGTGCCGTACAAGCCACGCGCTGACGTGATACTCGTGGGTCACGCGTACGCTCCGGGACAGCAGCCCCCCGTGCGAACGTTAACGACGCGCCTCACCGTGGGCGATCTCGACAAGTCGATCGAGCTCTGGTGCGATCGCGTTTTTCGTGCGCAGGACGGTCAGCTCCTCGAGGGCCCTCGCTTCACGAAGATGCCGCTCCTGTGGGAGCGCGCTGCGGGCGGGCCGGAAACAAACAACCCGGTCGGCATGAGGTTCGACGCGCCCCCGGACACGTACGGCGTGGTGCCCATTCCGAACCTTCAGCCTCCGGGAATTGTCGTGTCCGAGCGGTCGGATACGTTCGCCCCGATCTGCTTTGGGCCCGTGGCGGAGACCTGGCCAGGGCGGATGCAACGGCTGGGACGTTTGGCCGGAACGTTCCCCAAGTCGGGATGGGAGGAGCATCCGCTCCCGGCGGGGCTCGATCCGGCGTACTTCCAGGCAGCGCCGCCAGACCAGGTCGTGGCGGAGATCCGCCCGAACGAGCGAATTGTATTGGAGAATCTGCATCCAGAGCACGCGCGCCTGGTGACGAACCTGCCGGGACTGCGGCCGCGGGTGGTCGTGGATAGGGCGACGGGCGAACAGGAGCAGGTGGCGCTCGTCGCAGATACTTTGTTGATTGACACGGACCGCGGGATAT includes:
- a CDS encoding RNA polymerase sigma factor, which produces MAEQNRPPPPSDKFTAFCVKYISTVTSRLQQIGVRKADIKDVTQRVFLKVHKYFDQVPAEGVEAWLFMICEQQAAEHYRPLYQRLERPEPANYPMPDEDDAYERLELAQFVGQALKEMDPELADILVRHEVDEQSLPVIAKELGVSRNTAQARLAEAKKSLKNKMVKLLQPITPRNRRRLMLLPFGLGAMFHNDEPLSAEFLEEVRRDVWQRLARELGLPEELPAAPPPPEPPPSEPPASGEPGVDATVELPRPSSRTLLDAAKPLLKRILTNPLFWAAPGIFGGYMLAKTMRRQVEVPAWHLGPVMTVVVDMRQVQGEGRGDGSTSPVRGSSVVVTPAAAVRAPARIVDADPERKSLERARQSLEQGRVAEALAALRQHERVYPESQYKAARDRYIAKAIVGVRQDEQKRAGAP